The proteins below are encoded in one region of Citrobacter enshiensis:
- the bssR gene encoding biofilm formation regulator BssR, with protein MVVDRLRTALLNKLINARIDLAAYLQLRKAKGYMSVSESDRLRDNFFELNRELHDKSRLQKLHLDIEEWEALHLAEGALAAAAVCLMSGHHDCPTFISVNAEKLENCLTNLTLSIQCLKTHSMLAQV; from the coding sequence ATGGTCGTTGACAGACTGAGAACCGCTCTGCTTAACAAGCTGATCAACGCGCGAATTGATCTCGCCGCGTATCTGCAGTTGAGGAAAGCGAAAGGCTACATGTCAGTCAGCGAAAGTGATCGTCTGCGTGATAACTTTTTTGAACTGAATCGAGAACTTCACGATAAATCACGACTGCAGAAACTTCATCTGGACATAGAAGAATGGGAGGCATTGCATCTTGCCGAAGGTGCATTAGCTGCCGCTGCCGTCTGTCTTATGAGCGGACATCATGATTGTCCGACTTTCATTTCCGTCAACGCAGAGAAACTTGAAAACTGTCTGACGAATTTGACGCTCAGCATCCAGTGCCTGAAAACGCATTCCATGCTGGCACAGGTCTAA
- the rimO gene encoding 30S ribosomal protein S12 methylthiotransferase RimO, with translation MSKVTHQPKIGFVSLGCPKNLVDSERILTELRTEGYDVVPSYDDADMVIVNTCGFIDSAVQESLEAIGEALNENGKVIVTGCLGAKVDQIREVHPKVLEITGPHSYEQVLEHVHHYVPKPKHNPFLSLVPEQGVKLTPRHYAYLKISEGCNHRCTFCIIPSMRGDLVSRPIGEVLSEAKRLVDAGVKEILVISQDTSAYGVDVKHRTGFHNGAPVKTSMVDLCAELSKLGIWTRLHYVYPYPHVDDVIPLMAEGKILPYLDIPLQHASPRILKLMKRPGSVDRQLARIKQWREICPELTLRSTFIVGFPGETEEDFQMLLDFLKEARLDRVGCFKYSPVEGAGANELPDQVPEEVKEERWNRFMQLQQQISAERLQEKVGREIMVIVDEVDEEGAIGRSMADAPEIDGAVYLNGETNVKPGDIVRVKVENADEYDLWGSRV, from the coding sequence ATGAGCAAAGTAACCCACCAGCCGAAAATCGGCTTCGTATCCCTTGGCTGCCCGAAAAACCTCGTCGATTCGGAGCGAATCCTGACTGAACTGCGTACCGAAGGCTATGACGTGGTGCCAAGCTACGACGACGCCGATATGGTTATCGTCAATACCTGCGGCTTCATCGACAGCGCCGTACAAGAATCACTGGAAGCGATCGGTGAAGCGCTGAACGAAAATGGCAAGGTGATTGTCACCGGCTGTTTGGGTGCGAAAGTCGATCAGATCCGCGAAGTTCATCCGAAAGTGCTGGAGATCACCGGACCTCATAGCTACGAGCAAGTGCTGGAGCATGTTCACCACTATGTGCCCAAACCGAAACACAATCCGTTCCTGAGCCTTGTGCCGGAACAGGGCGTCAAACTGACCCCGCGTCATTATGCGTACCTGAAAATTTCTGAAGGCTGCAACCATCGCTGCACGTTCTGCATCATCCCGTCCATGCGCGGCGATCTGGTAAGCCGCCCGATTGGCGAGGTGCTGAGCGAAGCGAAGCGTCTGGTCGATGCGGGCGTCAAAGAGATCCTCGTGATCTCCCAGGACACCTCTGCATACGGTGTCGACGTGAAGCACCGCACCGGTTTCCACAACGGCGCGCCGGTCAAAACCAGCATGGTTGATCTGTGTGCAGAGCTTTCAAAACTGGGTATCTGGACGCGTCTGCACTATGTCTACCCGTACCCACACGTGGATGACGTTATCCCGCTGATGGCGGAAGGCAAAATCCTGCCTTACCTCGATATTCCGCTGCAGCACGCCAGTCCGCGTATTCTCAAGCTGATGAAACGCCCAGGGTCTGTGGACCGCCAGCTGGCGCGCATCAAACAGTGGCGCGAAATCTGCCCGGAGCTGACCCTGCGTTCAACCTTTATCGTCGGCTTCCCTGGCGAAACGGAAGAAGACTTCCAGATGCTGCTCGACTTCCTGAAAGAAGCGCGTCTGGACAGGGTTGGTTGCTTCAAGTACAGCCCGGTTGAAGGTGCAGGCGCCAATGAACTGCCGGATCAGGTACCGGAAGAGGTAAAAGAAGAGCGCTGGAACCGCTTTATGCAGCTGCAACAGCAAATTTCTGCTGAACGCCTGCAGGAAAAAGTGGGCCGCGAAATTATGGTCATCGTTGATGAAGTCGACGAAGAAGGCGCAATTGGCCGCAGCATGGCCGATGCCCCGGAAATCGATGGCGCAGTCTATCTGAACGGTGAAACTAACGTGAAACCAGGCGATATCGTGCGCGTGAAAGTAGAGAACGCCGACGAATACGATCTGTGGGGTAGCCGCGTGTAA
- a CDS encoding murein L,D-transpeptidase catalytic domain-containing protein translates to MFTQNKIESLQLALKSLDLYSGKIDGLIGPLTLSAIKKLEAFMAEKSFTDKPLPDDPIPDITTIDNVIDQPGSNIDEALIFTLKNEGGYTNHPADRGGPTNKGITLKRLEEYLGRDDVTEEEVKNMSFETINIIYKKNYWDVLNLDQVLDQSIATALFDMGVLFGPGTALKLCQSVLGINQTARMNSETLEAINNTTDDKFIPLFADKIIERFNQIAANNPSQKVFLKGWTNRANRLRSLIDNDSVDVSVPPLVPGTSIGEELYALADKAGVPHDDIKRMIDWQTHNNAGSNPRYWAVFKIKEHSKTKRMHIFDRVNKTVQSVHAVHGTGSDPNHDGLATIFSNTPESYQSSLGLYKTLSTYTMAQHGRALRLEGLEESNSNAYKRGIVFHGVPYAGEQYVKQYGRCGRSHGCPAVEYALVQALIDQLKGGSLLLIS, encoded by the coding sequence ATGTTTACTCAGAACAAAATTGAGTCACTCCAGTTAGCATTAAAATCATTAGATCTTTATAGTGGGAAAATAGATGGCCTCATCGGACCTTTGACGTTGTCTGCAATTAAAAAACTCGAAGCCTTCATGGCCGAAAAATCGTTTACGGATAAACCGCTACCAGACGACCCTATACCGGATATCACAACAATTGATAACGTGATTGATCAACCGGGGTCAAATATTGATGAAGCGCTGATATTTACCTTAAAAAATGAGGGTGGCTATACAAACCATCCGGCGGACAGAGGCGGACCAACAAATAAAGGCATCACCCTTAAGCGATTAGAGGAGTATCTGGGGAGAGATGACGTTACAGAAGAAGAAGTAAAAAACATGAGTTTTGAAACCATTAATATCATCTACAAAAAAAATTATTGGGATGTATTAAATCTTGATCAAGTGTTAGACCAGAGCATTGCTACCGCGCTATTTGATATGGGCGTGTTATTTGGCCCTGGAACAGCATTAAAACTTTGTCAATCAGTGCTGGGTATTAATCAAACCGCCAGAATGAACAGTGAAACGCTGGAAGCCATCAATAATACTACCGATGACAAATTCATCCCGCTGTTTGCCGATAAAATTATTGAACGATTTAACCAGATTGCCGCCAATAATCCATCCCAGAAGGTTTTCCTTAAAGGCTGGACAAACAGGGCCAATAGACTTCGTTCACTGATTGATAATGACAGCGTAGACGTTAGTGTACCTCCACTGGTGCCGGGAACATCTATCGGAGAGGAATTATATGCACTGGCGGACAAAGCAGGTGTTCCGCACGATGACATTAAAAGAATGATTGACTGGCAGACGCATAATAATGCCGGATCCAATCCCCGATATTGGGCTGTCTTCAAAATTAAAGAACATTCCAAAACAAAAAGAATGCATATTTTTGACCGGGTCAATAAGACGGTGCAGAGTGTTCATGCGGTGCATGGGACGGGCAGCGATCCCAATCATGACGGACTGGCCACCATTTTTTCAAATACACCAGAGTCATACCAAAGTTCGTTAGGCCTCTATAAAACGCTGAGCACCTATACGATGGCACAACATGGCAGAGCCCTAAGACTGGAAGGTCTGGAAGAAAGCAACAGTAATGCCTATAAACGCGGCATTGTCTTTCATGGCGTCCCCTACGCGGGGGAGCAATATGTTAAGCAATATGGCCGTTGTGGACGATCTCATGGTTGTCCTGCCGTAGAGTATGCCCTTGTGCAGGCGCTTATTGATCAGCTTAAAGGGGGCTCACTGCTGCTGATATCCTGA
- a CDS encoding ester cyclase has protein sequence MMTNIEVVKAYFKYCVDGKDVERVSEFFSEDVVNHRPDCPAPLVGLEVFKKGLRDNVTDLYDSIVTTFQKEIVDGDQVVVALTHVARGSNTWKGFNVEGKDVTWTSLTYFRFNNEGKVVEEIVERNELHMSHQLGLVLSDKH, from the coding sequence ATGATGACGAATATCGAAGTAGTGAAAGCGTATTTTAAATACTGTGTTGATGGGAAGGATGTAGAGCGTGTCAGTGAATTTTTCTCAGAAGATGTGGTGAACCACCGCCCGGATTGTCCTGCTCCTTTAGTGGGTCTGGAAGTCTTTAAAAAGGGATTGCGCGACAATGTCACAGATCTATACGACAGTATTGTGACGACTTTCCAGAAAGAGATTGTTGATGGCGACCAGGTCGTCGTAGCGCTAACACATGTAGCCAGAGGCTCAAACACCTGGAAAGGTTTTAACGTAGAGGGCAAGGATGTGACCTGGACAAGCCTGACGTATTTTCGCTTTAACAATGAAGGGAAGGTGGTTGAAGAAATTGTAGAGCGAAATGAGCTACACATGTCACATCAGTTAGGACTGGTTCTGTCTGACAAACATTGA
- a CDS encoding GNAT family N-acetyltransferase, protein MPIPILSTERLLLKPLAPEDSSQIQRLYPRWEIVRYMVSSVPWPYPDNGAENYVNNVALPDMANGIAWIWTIRHRETPDELMGLICLYDVEDNNRGFWLAPEYQGQGFMREASIVATDYWFNSLNKTVLRAPKAALNRHSKRISDSSGMRLIRTEKKEYVSGLLDSELWEITRDEWNAHQGG, encoded by the coding sequence ATGCCAATACCTATACTCTCTACAGAGCGTTTGCTGTTGAAGCCATTAGCCCCTGAAGATTCCTCACAAATCCAAAGGCTTTATCCACGTTGGGAGATAGTTCGCTACATGGTCTCTTCAGTACCGTGGCCCTATCCTGATAATGGTGCCGAGAATTACGTTAATAACGTTGCCCTGCCTGATATGGCAAATGGAATAGCCTGGATCTGGACTATCAGACACCGTGAAACGCCTGATGAACTAATGGGGTTAATCTGTCTGTATGACGTTGAGGATAATAACCGTGGTTTTTGGTTAGCTCCTGAGTATCAGGGCCAGGGCTTTATGCGTGAGGCCAGTATCGTAGCTACGGACTACTGGTTTAATTCGTTAAATAAGACCGTGTTGCGTGCGCCTAAAGCGGCTCTCAATAGGCATTCAAAACGTATTTCAGACAGCAGTGGCATGCGGCTCATCAGGACTGAAAAGAAAGAGTATGTCAGCGGTCTGCTGGATTCTGAACTCTGGGAAATCACCCGTGACGAATGGAATGCTCATCAGGGAGGTTGA
- a CDS encoding HNH endonuclease, producing MAVVPRQNAPSKKMIWQYWIDNGIQRGLDDTRYDNACDFNVCVCCGRESSKLERAHIIPHSLGGSNDISNYILLCSKCHRESPDIANESALIEWMNEQPTEMESMLRLIQQEMDKYNKETQMAVNEILIKEIFSELFKKAGTHGGRFSDATKVYIIREALKKIFSQTTL from the coding sequence ATGGCAGTAGTTCCTAGACAAAACGCACCAAGTAAAAAAATGATCTGGCAGTACTGGATTGACAATGGAATTCAAAGAGGTTTGGATGATACGCGCTATGATAATGCGTGTGATTTCAATGTATGTGTCTGCTGTGGCCGCGAATCCTCAAAATTGGAGAGGGCGCATATTATCCCTCACTCACTAGGCGGAAGTAATGATATCTCAAATTATATTCTGCTATGCAGTAAATGCCATAGAGAAAGCCCAGATATTGCTAATGAATCTGCGCTTATTGAATGGATGAATGAGCAACCTACTGAAATGGAAAGCATGTTAAGACTAATCCAACAGGAAATGGATAAATATAATAAAGAAACTCAAATGGCAGTTAATGAAATTCTTATCAAAGAAATTTTCAGTGAGTTGTTCAAAAAGGCAGGAACACATGGTGGTAGATTTTCTGATGCAACCAAGGTGTATATTATTAGGGAAGCTTTGAAAAAAATATTTAGTCAGACTACTTTATGA
- a CDS encoding GNAT family N-acetyltransferase produces the protein MVTLRKAHLDDATLLSQMGYSSYTHHFAHLWHEHKELQAFLFQEYSLPALQKELQSKTSCWFIATDTDPVGFAKVSWRSAVDEDGPTGTLLNKLYLLPGETGKGYGEALLAEIVRMAQRRGETFFWLEVLDANPRAYRFYTRQGLTHIKDTTFSTPTQQSTLHILGKRI, from the coding sequence ATGGTGACACTACGGAAGGCGCATCTGGATGATGCAACATTATTAAGTCAGATGGGTTATTCCAGCTACACTCACCACTTTGCCCACCTGTGGCACGAGCACAAAGAATTGCAGGCTTTTCTCTTTCAGGAGTACTCATTGCCAGCATTGCAGAAGGAACTGCAAAGCAAAACCAGTTGCTGGTTTATCGCAACAGATACTGATCCGGTTGGATTCGCCAAAGTATCCTGGCGCAGCGCCGTAGATGAAGACGGCCCGACAGGTACACTGCTGAATAAACTCTATCTGTTACCTGGTGAAACCGGCAAAGGCTACGGTGAGGCTCTGCTTGCAGAAATAGTGCGTATGGCGCAACGCCGTGGTGAAACCTTTTTCTGGCTGGAAGTTTTAGATGCTAACCCGCGGGCGTACCGCTTTTACACCCGCCAGGGGTTAACACATATCAAAGATACAACGTTCAGCACCCCGACCCAGCAAAGCACATTGCATATCCTGGGTAAACGTATCTGA
- the gsiD gene encoding glutathione ABC transporter permease GsiD, with amino-acid sequence MRLFNWRRQAILNAMPLVKPDRVRTPWYEFWRRFRRQHVAMIAGVFVLLLILVAIFARGLTPFDAENYFDYDRLNDGPSMLHWFGVDSLGRDIFSRVLVGAQISLAAGVFAVFIGAAIGTVFGLLAGYYEGWWDRMIMRICDVLFAFPGILLAIAVVAVLGSGIANVIIAVAIFSIPAFARLVRGNTLVLKQQTFIESARSIGASDATILFNHILPGTVSSIVVFFTMRIGTSIISAASLSFLGLGAQPPTPEWGAMLNEARADMVIAPHVAIFPAVAIFLTVLAFNLLGDGLRDALDPKIKG; translated from the coding sequence ATGCGATTGTTCAACTGGCGCCGTCAGGCGATTTTAAATGCCATGCCTCTGGTAAAACCGGATCGGGTACGCACGCCGTGGTATGAGTTCTGGCGGCGTTTTCGTCGTCAGCATGTGGCCATGATCGCCGGTGTTTTTGTGCTGCTGCTGATCCTGGTGGCGATCTTTGCCCGTGGGTTAACACCGTTTGATGCGGAAAATTACTTCGATTACGACCGTCTCAATGACGGTCCTTCCATGCTGCACTGGTTTGGCGTCGATTCGCTGGGCAGGGATATTTTCAGCCGCGTGCTGGTTGGGGCGCAAATCTCCCTGGCGGCTGGGGTATTTGCGGTATTTATTGGCGCGGCGATAGGTACGGTCTTCGGTTTACTGGCGGGCTACTATGAGGGCTGGTGGGACAGAATGATCATGCGTATCTGCGATGTGCTGTTTGCTTTTCCGGGCATCCTGCTGGCGATTGCGGTGGTGGCGGTGCTGGGCAGCGGCATTGCTAATGTGATTATCGCCGTGGCGATCTTCTCCATTCCTGCGTTCGCCCGCCTGGTGCGGGGGAATACTCTGGTGTTAAAACAGCAAACGTTTATCGAGTCGGCGCGCAGTATTGGCGCCAGTGATGCCACCATTCTTTTCAACCATATTCTGCCGGGGACCGTCTCTTCGATAGTGGTCTTTTTTACCATGCGTATCGGCACCTCGATTATCTCGGCGGCCAGTTTGTCTTTTCTCGGATTAGGCGCACAGCCGCCGACGCCGGAATGGGGGGCAATGCTCAATGAAGCGCGGGCGGATATGGTGATTGCGCCGCATGTGGCGATTTTTCCTGCCGTGGCGATTTTTCTGACGGTGCTGGCGTTTAATCTGCTGGGCGATGGCTTGCGCGACGCGCTGGACCCGAAGATTAAGGGGTAG
- the gsiC gene encoding glutathione ABC transporter permease GsiC — protein MFSYVLKRLLGLIPTLLIVAVLVFLFVHLLPGDPARLIAGPEADAQVIELVRQQLGLDQPLHVQFWHYITHVLQGDFGTSMVSRRPVSEEIASRFMPTFWLTITSMVWAVMFGMTAGIIAAVWRNRWPDRVSMTLAVTGISFPAFALGMLLMQVFSVELGWLPTVGADTWLHYILPSVTLGAAVASVMARFTRASFVDVLSEDYMRTARAKGVSETWVVLKHGLRNAMIPVVTMMGLQFGFLLGGSIVVEKVFNWPGLGRLLVDSVEMRDYPVIQAEILLFSLEFILINLVVDVLYAAINPAIRYK, from the coding sequence ATGTTTAGTTATGTTCTCAAGCGTCTGCTGGGGTTAATTCCAACCCTGTTGATTGTCGCGGTGCTGGTGTTTTTATTCGTCCATCTGTTACCCGGCGATCCGGCGCGGCTGATTGCCGGACCGGAGGCCGATGCGCAGGTGATTGAACTGGTGCGCCAGCAGCTTGGCCTTGATCAACCGCTGCATGTTCAGTTCTGGCATTACATCACCCACGTTCTTCAGGGCGACTTTGGGACGTCGATGGTTTCCCGCCGCCCGGTATCGGAAGAGATCGCCAGCCGCTTTATGCCGACGTTTTGGCTGACCATCACCAGTATGGTTTGGGCTGTCATGTTTGGGATGACGGCCGGGATTATTGCCGCTGTCTGGCGTAACCGTTGGCCAGACCGGGTGAGCATGACGCTGGCGGTCACCGGGATCTCTTTCCCGGCGTTTGCCCTCGGCATGCTGTTAATGCAGGTCTTTTCCGTCGAATTGGGCTGGTTGCCAACGGTCGGCGCAGACACCTGGCTGCACTACATTTTGCCGTCTGTCACGCTGGGCGCGGCGGTCGCCTCGGTGATGGCGCGCTTCACTCGCGCGTCGTTTGTCGATGTGCTCAGTGAAGATTACATGCGTACCGCCCGCGCGAAGGGGGTGAGTGAAACCTGGGTTGTGCTAAAACACGGTCTGCGTAACGCGATGATCCCGGTCGTTACCATGATGGGGCTACAGTTTGGTTTTTTGCTTGGCGGCTCTATTGTCGTCGAAAAAGTGTTTAACTGGCCGGGGCTTGGCCGCCTGCTGGTAGACTCGGTGGAAATGCGCGACTATCCGGTGATTCAGGCTGAGATCCTGCTGTTTTCTCTGGAATTTATTCTTATCAATTTAGTGGTGGATGTTCTCTACGCCGCCATTAATCCGGCTATCAGGTACAAGTAA
- the gsiB gene encoding glutathione ABC transporter substrate-binding protein GsiB, with translation MTKFVARNWLVAVGVASALTASPAFAAKDIVVAVGSNFTTLDPYDANDTLSQAVAKSFYQGLFGLDKDMKLKNVLAESYTVSDDGLNYTVKLRQGVKFQDGTDFNAAAVKANLDRASNPESHLKRYNLYKNIAKTDVVDPTTVNITLKQPFSAFINILAHPATVMISPKALEKYGDEIGFHPVGTGPYELDTWNQTDFVKVKKFTGYWQQGLPKLDSITWRPVADNNTRSAMLQTGEAQFAFPIPYEQAALLEKNKNLELVASPSIMQRYISMNVTQKPFDNAKVREALNYAINRQALVKVAFAGYATPATGVLPPAIAFAQSYTPWPYDPAKARELLKEAGYPNGFSTTLWSSHNHSTAQKVLQFTQQQLAQVGIKAQVTAMDAGQRAAEVEGKGQKDSGVRLFYTGWTASTGEADWALSPLFASQNWPPTLFNTAFYSNKQVDSDLADALKTNDPTEKARLYKEAQDIIWKESPWVPLVVEKLVSAHSKNLTGFWIMPDTGFSFEDADLK, from the coding sequence ATGACAAAATTTGTTGCCCGTAATTGGCTGGTTGCAGTGGGTGTTGCTTCGGCGTTGACGGCATCGCCTGCGTTTGCGGCGAAAGATATTGTGGTGGCGGTAGGCTCCAATTTCACGACGCTCGACCCGTATGACGCGAATGACACCTTATCGCAGGCGGTGGCGAAGTCGTTTTACCAGGGACTGTTTGGCCTTGATAAGGATATGAAACTTAAAAACGTGCTGGCAGAAAGCTACACTGTGTCCGACGACGGTTTGAACTACACCGTGAAGCTGCGTCAGGGGGTAAAGTTTCAGGACGGCACCGACTTTAATGCGGCGGCGGTAAAGGCCAACCTGGACCGGGCAAGCAATCCGGAAAGCCATCTCAAACGCTATAACCTGTACAAGAACATCGCGAAAACAGACGTGGTCGATCCAACAACGGTGAACATCACGCTGAAACAACCGTTTTCTGCGTTCATCAATATTCTGGCGCATCCGGCGACGGTCATGATCTCACCGAAGGCGCTGGAAAAATACGGTGATGAGATTGGATTTCATCCGGTCGGTACTGGCCCGTATGAACTGGATACCTGGAACCAGACTGATTTCGTCAAAGTGAAGAAATTCACCGGTTACTGGCAGCAAGGGTTACCGAAGTTAGACAGCATCACCTGGCGGCCAGTGGCGGACAACAACACGCGCTCGGCCATGCTGCAAACGGGCGAGGCGCAATTCGCCTTCCCAATCCCTTACGAGCAAGCGGCGCTGCTGGAAAAAAACAAAAACCTGGAGTTGGTCGCCAGTCCCTCTATTATGCAGCGTTACATCAGCATGAATGTTACGCAGAAACCGTTTGATAATGCCAAAGTGCGCGAAGCGCTCAACTACGCCATTAATCGTCAGGCGCTGGTGAAAGTGGCGTTTGCCGGTTATGCGACGCCTGCCACTGGCGTGCTGCCTCCGGCGATAGCGTTTGCGCAAAGCTACACGCCGTGGCCGTACGACCCGGCAAAAGCGCGCGAACTGTTAAAAGAAGCGGGTTATCCGAATGGTTTTAGCACCACGCTGTGGTCATCGCATAACCACAGTACCGCGCAAAAAGTGCTGCAGTTTACCCAGCAACAACTGGCGCAGGTCGGTATTAAAGCGCAGGTGACGGCGATGGATGCCGGGCAGCGTGCGGCGGAAGTGGAAGGTAAAGGGCAGAAAGATAGTGGGGTGAGACTGTTCTACACCGGCTGGACCGCCTCCACGGGTGAAGCCGATTGGGCGCTGTCGCCGCTGTTCGCGTCGCAAAACTGGCCGCCAACGTTGTTTAATACCGCGTTCTACAGCAACAAGCAGGTCGACAGCGATCTGGCGGACGCGCTGAAAACCAATGACCCGACGGAGAAAGCGCGTCTGTACAAAGAGGCGCAGGACATCATCTGGAAAGAGTCTCCGTGGGTGCCGTTGGTCGTCGAAAAACTGGTTTCGGCACACAGTAAAAATTTGACCGGTTTCTGGATTATGCCGGACACGGGTTTCAGTTTTGAAGATGCGGATTTGAAGTAA
- the gsiA gene encoding glutathione ABC transporter ATP-binding protein GsiA, which yields MPHSDELDASDVLAVSNLNIAFSQEQQRVSAVRNLSFRLKRGETLAIVGESGSGKSVTALSLMRLIEQAGGEIQCDEMLLRWRNRQVIELGEQNASQMQSVRGADIAMIFQEPMTSLNPVFTVGEQIAESIRLHQGASREEAMAEAKRMLDQVRIPEANAILSRYPHQLSGGMRQRVMIAMALSCRPAVLIADEPTTALDVTIQAQILQLIKVLQQDMSMGVIFITHDMGVVADVADRVLVMYQGEAVETGSVEQIFHAPQHPYTQALLAAVPQLGAMNGQAFPRRFPLISPGDPLQREPQTEQDTVVAGEPILQVRNLVTRFPLRSGIFNQVTREVHAVENVSFDLWPGETLSLVGESGCGKSTTGRALLRLVESQRGEITFNGQRIDTLPTGKLQSLRRDIQFIFQDPYASLDPRQTVGYSIMEPLRVHGVLQGDAAASRVAWLLERVGLRPEHAWRYPHEFSGGQRQRICIARALALNPKVIIADEAVSALDVSIRGQIINLLLDLQREMGIAYLFISHDMAVVERISHRVAVMYMGQIVEIGPRRALFENPQHPYTRKLMAAVPVADPSRHRPQRVLLSDDIPSNIRKRGEQITPVSLQLVGPGHYVARVQPENALSRL from the coding sequence TTGCCACACAGTGACGAACTTGACGCCAGCGATGTACTGGCCGTCAGCAATCTGAATATTGCGTTTTCACAAGAGCAGCAACGCGTTAGCGCGGTGCGCAATCTTTCGTTTCGCCTCAAGCGTGGAGAGACGCTGGCGATTGTCGGCGAGTCGGGGTCGGGAAAATCGGTCACCGCGCTGTCGTTGATGCGTCTGATTGAGCAGGCCGGGGGCGAGATTCAGTGTGATGAAATGCTCCTGCGCTGGCGTAATCGTCAGGTGATTGAGCTGGGCGAGCAAAATGCGTCTCAGATGCAGAGCGTGCGCGGTGCGGATATCGCCATGATCTTTCAGGAGCCGATGACCTCGCTCAACCCGGTGTTTACGGTGGGAGAACAAATCGCCGAGTCGATCCGCTTGCATCAGGGCGCCAGTCGCGAAGAGGCGATGGCGGAGGCCAAACGGATGCTCGACCAGGTGCGTATCCCCGAGGCAAACGCCATTTTATCCCGTTATCCGCACCAGCTTTCCGGGGGGATGCGCCAGCGTGTGATGATCGCGATGGCGCTGTCGTGTCGCCCGGCCGTGTTGATTGCGGATGAGCCGACGACGGCCCTGGATGTCACTATTCAGGCGCAGATCCTGCAATTGATCAAAGTGCTACAGCAGGATATGTCGATGGGGGTGATTTTTATCACCCATGATATGGGCGTGGTGGCTGACGTCGCCGATCGCGTCCTGGTGATGTATCAGGGCGAGGCCGTGGAAACCGGCAGCGTTGAGCAGATTTTTCATGCGCCGCAGCACCCGTATACCCAGGCGTTGCTGGCGGCAGTACCGCAACTGGGGGCGATGAACGGGCAGGCATTTCCGCGTCGTTTCCCGCTTATTTCACCAGGCGATCCACTCCAGCGCGAACCGCAGACAGAGCAGGATACGGTCGTCGCAGGCGAACCTATCTTGCAGGTGCGTAATCTGGTGACGCGTTTTCCGTTACGAAGCGGCATCTTTAATCAGGTGACCCGGGAAGTCCATGCCGTAGAAAACGTCAGTTTTGATCTCTGGCCGGGGGAGACGCTTTCGTTGGTGGGGGAGTCCGGCTGCGGCAAGTCCACGACCGGACGCGCGCTGTTGCGGCTGGTGGAATCACAACGCGGAGAGATAACCTTCAACGGTCAGCGTATTGACACCCTTCCGACGGGCAAATTGCAGTCGCTCCGTCGGGATATCCAGTTCATCTTTCAGGACCCTTACGCCTCGCTGGATCCTCGCCAGACGGTGGGATATTCCATTATGGAGCCGCTGCGTGTTCATGGCGTGCTGCAGGGCGATGCGGCAGCGTCGCGGGTGGCCTGGCTGCTTGAGCGTGTCGGCCTGCGCCCGGAACATGCCTGGCGTTATCCGCACGAGTTTTCCGGTGGTCAGCGTCAGCGTATCTGTATTGCCCGCGCGCTGGCGCTCAATCCAAAGGTGATCATTGCCGATGAGGCCGTCTCCGCGCTGGATGTCTCTATTCGTGGGCAGATCATCAATCTGTTGCTCGATCTTCAGCGGGAGATGGGGATCGCTTATCTGTTTATCTCCCACGATATGGCGGTGGTTGAGAGAATCAGCCATCGCGTAGCGGTGATGTACATGGGGCAAATCGTGGAAATTGGCCCTCGCCGCGCCCTGTTTGAGAATCCGCAACATCCGTATACCCGGAAGTTGATGGCGGCCGTCCCGGTGGCCGATCCTTCCCGACATCGGCCACAGCGTGTGCTGCTGTCCGATGATATCCCCAGCAATATTCGTAAGCGTGGGGAACAGATTACGCCCGTGTCATTGCAATTGGTTGGGCCGGGTCATTATGTTGCGCGTGTGCAGCCGGAAAATGCGCTTTCGCGTTTATAA